The following are encoded together in the Ranitomeya imitator isolate aRanImi1 chromosome 4, aRanImi1.pri, whole genome shotgun sequence genome:
- the LOC138674637 gene encoding olfactory receptor 1-like, producing MDSNTTSFEYFQIIAFLDTKEHNIFVFLIFFCIYTSGLLGNLFIISAVIIDVHLRIPMYIFLCNLSMVDLIFISSTIPTLMNILLSGNFLISYTQCFSQLYFFMFAAGTEDILLSLMAYDRYVAICKPLHYHLIMNKKKYVLFILGTWICGSINSLFMTVSIYRLDLCRSNKIQHFFCDIKALEKISCNNASFHIILYVETILLAFCTFLLSVTSYVKIIRSILVIKSTNGRRKAFSTCMSHLTVLIIFYGTGLCMYMNPPSEHLEVQDVVFSVLYTAVTPMLNPLIYSLRNKEVKRAFRRIVDRKRLNLGSF from the coding sequence ATGGATAGTAACACAACATCTTTTGAATATTTCCAAATTATAGCATTTTTGGATACTAAAGAGCACAATATATTTGTCTTCCTgatatttttctgtatttacacATCAGGTTTACTGGGCAATTTATTCATAATTTCGGCAGTGATAATTGATGTTCATCTACGTATCCCCATGTACATCTTTCTTTGCAACTTGTCCATGGTGGATCTCATCTTTATATCTTCTACTATTCCGACGCTGATGAACATTTTACTCTCAGGAAACTTTTTGATATCCTACACACAATGCTTTTCCCAATTGTATTTTTTCATGTTTGCAGCCGGTACGGAGGACATTTTGCTGTCTTTGATGGCCTACGACCGATATGTGGCCATTTGCAAACCCTTACATTACCACCTGATCATGAATAAGAAGAAGTATGTCCTCTTCATATTGGGCACCTGGATTTGTGGGTCTATAAATTCTTTGTTCATGACTGTTTCGATCTACCGATTGGACCTATGTCGATCTAATAAAATCCAACATTTTTTCTGTGATATTAAAGCTTTGGAGAAGATCTCTTGCAATAACGCCAGCTTCCACATCATACTCTATGTAGAAACTATACTACTTGCTTTTTGCACATTTCTTCTAAGCGTAACATCCTACGTTAAAATAATCAGGAGTATTTTAGTGATCAAGTCCACTAATGGTAGAAGAAAGGCCTTCTCCACCTGCATGTCCCACCTTACTGTCCTCATTATTTTCTATGGCACTGGACTATGTATGTATATGAATCCTCCATCAGAACATTTAGAGGTGCAGGATGTGGTCTTCTCAGTGCTGTATACGGCTGTAACCCCCATGT